One Bradyrhizobium sp. ISRA464 genomic window carries:
- a CDS encoding response regulator transcription factor — protein sequence MSTGALKVLVIDDEPPIRKLLRMGLVTQGYDILEAPNGKAALELLSQSPDLIILDLGLPDMQGLDLLRMLRAQNEQVAIVVLSSRGDETGKVEALDGGADDYVTKPFGMNELLARTRAALRHRLQVQGERPVFRVGDLSIDLVRRIVKVRDAEVKLSPKEYDLLRLLVQHAGKVLTHKFLLGELWDQSTDAQYLRVYVRQLRQKIEADPERPEYVLTETGIGYRLRAPD from the coding sequence ATGAGCACCGGGGCGCTGAAGGTTCTGGTCATCGACGACGAGCCGCCGATCCGGAAACTGCTCCGGATGGGATTGGTCACCCAGGGCTATGACATTCTTGAAGCCCCGAACGGGAAAGCCGCGTTGGAGCTGCTGTCTCAGTCCCCGGACCTCATCATTCTCGATCTTGGCCTGCCCGACATGCAGGGGCTCGACCTGCTCAGGATGCTGCGAGCCCAGAACGAGCAAGTCGCCATCGTCGTGCTATCGAGCCGCGGCGATGAAACCGGCAAGGTCGAGGCGCTGGATGGCGGCGCCGACGATTATGTCACCAAGCCGTTCGGAATGAATGAGCTGCTCGCGCGCACGCGGGCAGCACTCCGTCACCGGCTGCAGGTGCAGGGCGAGCGCCCGGTCTTTCGGGTCGGCGATCTCTCCATCGATCTGGTCCGGCGCATTGTCAAAGTGCGCGATGCCGAGGTGAAGCTTTCGCCGAAGGAGTACGATCTGTTGCGGCTCCTGGTGCAGCACGCCGGCAAGGTGCTGACACACAAGTTCCTGCTCGGCGAGCTGTGGGATCAAAGTACGGATGCGCAATACCTTCGCGTCTATGTTCGTCAGTTAAGACAAAAGATCGAAGCTGATCCAGAGCGTCCCGAATACGTCCTTACCGAGACCGGTATCGGCTACCGACTTCGCGCGCCGGATTGA
- a CDS encoding adenylate/guanylate cyclase domain-containing protein, producing the protein MFRKSIRQKIVGIAAGLIILAVVTSLLSMVMASRVGHLLGELTNRYIPAYAHLARINVRSLERSLAMRRMMMAKMQGPAEDETYAAARKTFDAINPVITQEANAARKLIDAIIEDPSTPSDNAALGRIDDRIDNALNDLLVRLNTENQALLDELDAKDFADARKTMLRAEALRDEFNTRIEGIRADMLTQVGRSARIVMSSQQRAIIVSAVVTAIAAVLGFVFAMLVGSGITRPVMRLLEGTREVEAGRLDGTITITTQDEIGQLSAAFNRMIETLRHNQRIRETFGRYINPRIAEGLLEQPAIAATEGQRRVMTVMFCDMKGFTTLSEGVTPRGLVKIMNLYLSTMSAPVHAHRGIIDKYIGDAIMAYWGAPFVEETEQTQLAVLAALDMIGHVAQLRKELPELLGVRAIPTDCDIRIGIATGEALVGSIGSEFMMSYTVLGDTVNLASRLEGANKVYGSRSLISEATAAACTATVELREIDRLVVVGQSQPQTVFEIMGRKDELTPAQTLLRQHYAEGLAAYRERRWDDAERALAVALEAVPGDGPAAALKARVEGFRQSPPPADWDGAWHLEHK; encoded by the coding sequence ATGTTTCGCAAATCGATCAGGCAGAAGATCGTCGGCATCGCCGCGGGGCTGATCATCCTCGCGGTGGTCACATCGCTGTTGTCGATGGTGATGGCGAGCCGGGTCGGCCATCTGCTCGGAGAGCTCACCAATCGCTACATTCCCGCCTACGCCCATCTCGCCCGTATCAATGTCCGCTCGCTCGAACGCTCGCTCGCGATGCGGCGGATGATGATGGCGAAGATGCAGGGGCCGGCGGAAGACGAGACCTACGCCGCCGCGCGCAAAACCTTCGATGCGATCAATCCGGTGATCACCCAGGAGGCCAATGCCGCACGCAAGTTGATCGACGCGATCATCGAGGATCCATCTACCCCCTCCGACAACGCCGCGCTTGGACGCATCGACGACCGGATCGACAATGCGCTCAACGACCTGCTCGTCCGGCTGAACACGGAAAACCAGGCGCTGCTCGATGAGCTCGACGCCAAGGACTTCGCCGACGCGCGGAAGACGATGCTCCGCGCGGAAGCGCTGCGCGACGAATTCAACACCAGGATCGAAGGCATTCGCGCCGACATGCTGACCCAGGTCGGCCGCAGCGCAAGGATCGTGATGAGCTCCCAGCAGCGCGCCATCATCGTCTCGGCCGTCGTCACCGCGATCGCCGCCGTGCTCGGCTTCGTGTTCGCGATGCTGGTCGGCAGCGGGATCACGCGCCCGGTCATGCGGCTGCTGGAGGGCACCCGCGAGGTCGAGGCCGGCCGTCTCGACGGCACCATCACCATCACGACGCAGGACGAGATCGGCCAGCTCTCGGCCGCCTTCAATCGCATGATCGAGACGCTGCGCCACAACCAGCGCATCCGCGAAACCTTCGGCCGCTACATCAATCCGCGGATCGCCGAAGGCCTGCTCGAACAGCCGGCGATCGCCGCCACCGAAGGGCAGCGCCGCGTCATGACGGTGATGTTCTGCGACATGAAGGGCTTTACCACCCTGAGCGAGGGCGTGACGCCGCGCGGGCTGGTCAAGATCATGAACCTCTATCTCTCGACCATGTCCGCGCCGGTCCACGCACATCGCGGCATCATCGACAAATATATCGGCGATGCCATCATGGCCTATTGGGGCGCGCCCTTCGTCGAGGAGACCGAGCAGACGCAGCTCGCGGTGCTCGCCGCGCTGGACATGATTGGCCATGTTGCACAGCTGCGCAAGGAGTTGCCCGAACTGCTTGGGGTCCGCGCGATCCCGACCGACTGCGACATCCGCATCGGGATCGCCACCGGCGAAGCGCTGGTCGGCAGCATCGGCTCCGAATTCATGATGAGCTACACCGTACTCGGCGACACCGTGAACCTCGCTTCGCGGCTGGAAGGCGCCAACAAGGTCTATGGCAGCCGCAGCCTGATCTCGGAAGCGACCGCCGCCGCTTGCACGGCAACCGTCGAGCTGCGCGAGATCGACCGGCTGGTCGTGGTCGGCCAGAGCCAGCCGCAGACCGTGTTCGAGATCATGGGCAGGAAGGACGAGCTCACGCCGGCGCAGACGCTGCTGCGGCAGCATTATGCGGAAGGTCTCGCGGCCTATCGGGAACGGCGCTGGGACGACGCCGAGCGCGCCCTCGCCGTCGCGCTTGAAGCGGTGCCCGGCGATGGCCCGGCGGCGGCCTTGAAAGCGCGCGTCGAGGGCTTCCGGCAAAGCCCGCCTCCCGCGGACTGGGACGGCGCCTGGCACCTGGAGCACAAGTAG
- a CDS encoding adenylate/guanylate cyclase domain-containing protein, with translation MEQDRPSRVDRRLSAILAADVAGYSRLMHTDEEPTHAKLAALLADAVNPAIAEHGGRIVKNTGDGFLAEFLSAVQAVRAAVQFQARIRELTIGDVDGRRIAFRVGVNIGDVIVEPHDIFGDGVNQAARLESIAEPGGICISASVYEHVRGKVDAEFVNMGEQSLKNIAHPVRAYAMVRDGINLGSQTGRRAPFSPPRLSIVVLPFADLSSDPEQAYFVDGITESLTTDLSQIEGAFVIGRHTAFTYKGKPVDLKQLGCELNVRYVLEGTVQRSGDRLRINVQLVDAGTGGHLWADRFDKPVGDLFDMQDEIVARLANTLNAKLIEAEARRAENTLHPDAMDLFFQGRHSFNKGVTSKSLTQARLFFERALAIDPENVDATVWMAAVDVTFSSTFLTDDLSLHLAAAEKILLKALSRAPNHSWAHLLLGVVLMHTNRADQGLAECERALALDRNLADAHAMIGLAKFLMGCGAETEAHVDQALRLSPRDICVYRWLSPVGFSKLQIGADAEAVSWFLRGIEANRNYPLVHFGLAAALALLGKLHEAHAAAKAGQTLDPTFTIRRLKGLSVGNSATFFDGSRRILNGMRLAGVPER, from the coding sequence ATGGAGCAAGACCGACCATCTCGGGTTGATCGCAGGTTGTCGGCGATATTGGCCGCTGACGTGGCTGGCTATTCCCGGCTTATGCATACCGACGAAGAGCCTACGCATGCCAAATTGGCCGCGCTCCTAGCGGACGCTGTCAACCCGGCAATTGCCGAACATGGCGGCCGCATCGTGAAGAATACCGGCGACGGGTTTTTGGCAGAATTTTTGAGCGCGGTCCAAGCGGTTCGGGCTGCTGTGCAGTTTCAGGCCCGCATCAGGGAACTTACAATCGGCGACGTCGACGGCAGGCGTATTGCTTTCCGCGTAGGCGTTAACATTGGCGACGTCATCGTCGAGCCCCACGACATCTTTGGAGATGGTGTCAACCAAGCGGCAAGGCTGGAGAGCATTGCAGAGCCCGGCGGAATATGCATCTCGGCTTCTGTCTACGAACATGTCCGAGGTAAGGTCGACGCTGAGTTCGTCAATATGGGTGAGCAAAGTCTCAAGAACATCGCCCACCCCGTACGGGCGTATGCCATGGTCCGGGATGGAATTAACTTAGGTTCACAGACTGGGCGGCGGGCGCCGTTTTCGCCGCCTCGTCTTTCCATCGTTGTGTTGCCCTTCGCCGACCTCAGCAGTGATCCCGAGCAAGCCTACTTCGTCGATGGCATAACAGAAAGCCTAACCACGGACTTGTCGCAGATTGAAGGCGCTTTCGTCATCGGGCGGCACACTGCATTCACCTATAAGGGCAAACCTGTCGATCTCAAGCAGCTCGGTTGCGAATTGAACGTACGCTATGTGCTGGAAGGGACGGTCCAGCGCAGCGGTGACCGACTCCGCATCAACGTTCAGCTCGTTGACGCGGGAACCGGCGGGCACTTGTGGGCCGATCGTTTTGACAAACCCGTTGGCGATTTGTTTGATATGCAAGACGAGATCGTAGCACGGCTGGCTAACACACTAAATGCCAAGCTCATTGAGGCTGAGGCCCGGCGAGCGGAAAACACGCTTCATCCCGACGCTATGGATTTGTTTTTCCAAGGCCGCCATTCGTTCAACAAGGGGGTCACGTCTAAATCCCTGACACAAGCTCGTCTTTTTTTTGAACGCGCATTGGCGATCGACCCTGAAAACGTCGACGCAACAGTCTGGATGGCGGCCGTCGATGTGACATTTTCATCGACCTTCTTGACTGACGACCTATCTCTGCATTTGGCAGCGGCAGAGAAGATACTGCTAAAGGCGCTGTCCCGTGCACCGAACCATTCCTGGGCCCACTTGCTCCTAGGTGTCGTCCTAATGCATACGAACCGCGCAGATCAAGGTTTGGCTGAGTGTGAGAGAGCGTTGGCATTGGATCGCAATCTGGCTGATGCGCACGCGATGATTGGTCTGGCTAAATTTCTCATGGGGTGCGGCGCAGAGACCGAGGCCCACGTCGACCAAGCATTGCGCCTCTCTCCTCGTGACATCTGTGTCTACCGATGGCTATCCCCGGTCGGATTTTCCAAGTTGCAGATCGGAGCAGACGCCGAAGCAGTCAGTTGGTTCCTTCGCGGTATCGAAGCCAATCGAAATTATCCCCTCGTACATTTTGGACTTGCTGCTGCGCTCGCGCTACTCGGGAAGCTGCACGAGGCGCACGCCGCCGCAAAAGCGGGGCAAACGCTTGATCCCACGTTTACTATTCGTCGCTTGAAAGGCCTTTCAGTAGGTAACAGTGCGACATTCTTCGACGGAAGCAGGCGCATCCTGAATGGGATGCGCCTGGCTGGGGTACCGGAGAGGTGA